A genome region from Flavobacterium sp. CFS9 includes the following:
- a CDS encoding phosphatase PAP2 family protein: MSFPNAVKSFEPIVAIDISDLLTPKLYHLMRRVMTDAGLSTYTAKNFYNRERPFMVNGKKVCTPDQEEILRKVGAFPSGHAAVGWAWALVLSELFPDKKELILKGGHDFGESRVVCNVHWYSDVVKGREMGEAVVRCLYSNAVFNADLKLVKEEIIQVLDSKKKINNV, encoded by the coding sequence TTGTCTTTTCCTAACGCGGTGAAATCATTTGAACCTATTGTAGCGATTGATATTAGTGATTTGCTTACGCCAAAATTGTACCATTTGATGCGCCGGGTGATGACAGATGCAGGATTATCGACCTATACGGCCAAGAATTTTTATAATCGTGAGCGGCCCTTTATGGTGAACGGGAAAAAAGTCTGTACTCCCGATCAGGAAGAAATTTTGCGCAAAGTTGGGGCTTTCCCTTCTGGTCATGCTGCTGTAGGGTGGGCGTGGGCTCTGGTGTTAAGTGAGCTTTTTCCGGATAAGAAAGAGTTGATTCTTAAAGGTGGACATGATTTTGGTGAGAGCCGCGTTGTTTGTAATGTGCACTGGTATAGTGATGTGGTTAAAGGAAGAGAAATGGGAGAGGCTGTTGTGAGGTGTCTTTATAGTAATGCTGTTTTTAATGCGGATTTAAAGCTGGTTAAGGAAGAGATTATTCAGGTTTTAGATTCTAAAAAAAAGATAAATAATGTTTGA
- a CDS encoding SPOR domain-containing protein, whose amino-acid sequence MRILTPSKRVFFTLTMITLAYNIQAQDQNLTLNQDPKFEQLLNDKRKINTSISTNDTYKIQIFSGKSEEAKKTLSDFKREYSNIDGTIIFNTPNYKVIVGNFKTRIEAERNLADIKKRYKSVFLLKPGK is encoded by the coding sequence ATGAGAATTTTAACCCCTTCTAAAAGAGTTTTCTTCACACTAACAATGATCACTTTAGCTTATAACATTCAGGCTCAGGATCAAAATTTAACACTAAATCAGGATCCAAAATTTGAGCAATTATTGAACGATAAACGCAAAATTAACACATCAATAAGTACAAACGATACCTATAAAATTCAAATCTTCAGTGGCAAAAGTGAAGAGGCAAAGAAAACGTTATCGGATTTCAAAAGAGAATACAGCAACATCGATGGAACCATAATTTTCAACACACCTAACTATAAGGTAATTGTAGGGAATTTTAAAACCCGAATAGAAGCCGAAAGAAATCTGGCAGATATCAAAAAGAGATATAAAAGTGTATTTTTACTGAAGCCCGGAAAGTAA
- a CDS encoding c-type cytochrome, whose amino-acid sequence MKKVGNHNSISRKLLLSLSLTLIFSLTSFAQDPAAPAATEAAAAPAATAGGDPVKGKELFNANCAACHKLDAKSTGPALRGVAEKHDKAWLYKWVHNSSDMIKSGDPVAVKLFEENNKSVMTSFPQLSEGDIDNIIAYTSEVKAEPAAAGGGAATPPGTNVEGGGISNNIILGALALVMAILVVMLFMVNKVLTKVASNNGIVVAPKEATTPIWKAFARNQFLVLVTAIFLLLASGYFVYGYLMQVGVDQNYEPIQPIHYSHKIHAGDNEINCKYCHSAARVSKTAGIPSLNVCMNCHKNISEVAETTATPEYSKAFYDAQIQKLYDAVGWDKAKQAYTGKTQPVKWVRIHNLPDFVYFNHSQHVTVGGIECQTCHGPVEEFEIMKQYSKLTMGWCVDCHRKTDVKMEGNAYYDKIHAELSKKYGVEKLTAAQMGGLECGKCHY is encoded by the coding sequence ATGAAAAAGGTGGGTAACCATAATTCGATCTCAAGAAAATTGCTGCTTAGCTTATCGCTAACGCTGATTTTCTCCCTAACTTCATTTGCTCAAGATCCAGCTGCTCCTGCGGCGACTGAAGCTGCTGCTGCTCCGGCTGCAACTGCTGGTGGTGATCCGGTAAAAGGGAAAGAACTTTTTAATGCAAATTGCGCTGCATGTCACAAATTAGATGCAAAATCAACAGGTCCTGCCTTAAGAGGAGTTGCTGAAAAGCATGATAAAGCTTGGCTTTACAAATGGGTTCACAACAGTTCTGACATGATTAAGTCAGGAGACCCTGTAGCTGTGAAACTTTTTGAAGAAAACAACAAGTCAGTAATGACTTCTTTCCCTCAATTGTCAGAGGGGGATATTGATAATATTATCGCCTATACTTCTGAAGTAAAAGCTGAGCCGGCTGCTGCTGGTGGTGGGGCTGCAACTCCTCCTGGAACTAACGTTGAAGGTGGTGGTATTTCAAACAATATTATTTTAGGTGCACTTGCACTTGTAATGGCTATCTTGGTTGTGATGTTGTTCATGGTGAACAAAGTATTGACTAAAGTAGCTAGTAATAACGGAATTGTTGTTGCTCCTAAAGAGGCTACAACTCCTATCTGGAAAGCATTCGCCAGAAACCAGTTTTTAGTATTAGTTACTGCAATATTCTTGCTATTGGCAAGTGGATATTTTGTGTACGGATACTTAATGCAAGTTGGTGTGGATCAAAATTATGAGCCAATTCAGCCAATTCATTATTCTCATAAAATTCACGCTGGTGATAACGAAATCAATTGTAAATATTGTCACTCTGCTGCTCGTGTAAGTAAGACTGCTGGTATTCCATCTTTGAATGTTTGTATGAACTGTCATAAAAACATCTCTGAGGTTGCTGAAACTACTGCTACTCCTGAGTACAGCAAAGCATTTTACGATGCTCAGATCCAAAAATTATATGATGCAGTTGGTTGGGATAAGGCTAAACAAGCTTATACCGGAAAAACGCAGCCAGTAAAATGGGTTCGTATTCACAACTTACCTGATTTTGTTTACTTCAACCACTCTCAACACGTTACTGTTGGAGGTATCGAATGTCAAACTTGTCACGGTCCTGTGGAAGAATTTGAAATCATGAAGCAGTACTCTAAATTAACAATGGGATGGTGTGTTGATTGCCATAGAAAAACTGATGTTAAGATGGAAGGAAATGCATACTATGATAAAATTCATGCTGAACTTTCTAAAAAATACGGTGTAGAGAAATTAACTGCAGCGCAAATGGGAGGTTTAGAATGCGGTAAATGCCACTATTAA
- a CDS encoding TAT-variant-translocated molybdopterin oxidoreductase: MSSNKKYWKSVEELENSSIVEALRNNEFVEEIPTDEFLGNADALASSGTSRRDFLKYVGFSTAAVTLAACEGPVHKSIPYVLQPEQIIPGVADYYATTVFDGFDFANLLVKTREGRPIKIENNTISGAKFAANARIHASILSLYDSMRLKEPKLEGKNSSWSAVDLKIKSSIADAKAKGGQVVLLTNTLASPSTERLIGEFIAKNPNAKHVVYDAVSSSEALDAFQTVYGERALVDYDFSKASLIVSVGADFLGDWQGGGYDGGYAKGRIPQNGKMSRHFQFESNMTLSGAAADKRVPMTTAVQRQALVQIYNIIAGAAVPVTLDAAYKAEVVKAAQQLKAAGSKGVLVSGIEDKNAQLLVLAINQILASEAFSTAGTRQIRKGSNAVVAQLIKDMNAGSVHTLIMSGINPVYTLADSASFVSGLKKVKTSVAFSLKEDETASLATIAAPAPHYLESWGDVVITKGTYSLTQPTIRPIFNTKQFQDVLLSLNGVGGNFYDYLKANSGALIAGSSWNKVLHDGLFVTGSTALSAGSVDYAAAASAVSKAKSAGDFELVLYTKTGMGDGQQANNPWLQEFPDPITRVSWDNYVTVSNADAKKLGLSNEIVANGGLNGSYATITTADGVKLENVPVIVQPGQAVGTVGLAVGYGRKAALKEEMQVGLNAYALYKNFNSVQSVSIAKANGEHEFACVQGQKTLMGRGDIIKETTLEIFNTKEAKHWNEQPMVSLDHQEVEATTVDLWESFDRSTGHHFNLSIDLNACTGCGACVIACHAENNVPVVGKAEVRRSRDMHWLRIDRYYSSESTFEGDNERKEGIAGLSSSLSTFNEMEKPGDNPQVAFQPVMCQHCNHAPCETVCPVAATSHGRQGQNHMAYNRCVGTRYCANNCPYKVRRFNWFLYNKNSEFDYHMNDDLGRMVLNPDVNVRSRGVMEKCSFCIQSTQAVILQAKREGRVVAKDEFNNACACSAACSSGAMVFGDVNDKESEVAKLAESERMYHLLEHVGTKPNVFYHVKVRNT; encoded by the coding sequence ATGTCATCAAACAAAAAATACTGGAAAAGTGTTGAGGAACTAGAAAATAGTTCTATTGTTGAGGCGCTTAGAAATAACGAATTTGTTGAAGAGATTCCTACAGATGAATTCTTAGGAAATGCAGATGCCTTAGCGTCATCTGGAACTTCACGTCGTGACTTTTTAAAGTACGTAGGGTTTAGTACAGCAGCTGTTACACTTGCTGCCTGCGAAGGTCCTGTTCACAAGTCTATCCCTTACGTGTTACAACCGGAACAAATCATTCCTGGTGTTGCAGATTATTATGCAACAACTGTTTTTGATGGTTTTGATTTTGCTAACTTATTAGTAAAAACTCGTGAAGGTCGTCCGATTAAAATTGAGAACAATACTATTTCTGGAGCTAAGTTTGCAGCCAATGCTAGAATTCACGCGTCAATCTTATCGTTATACGATAGCATGCGTTTGAAAGAACCTAAATTGGAAGGTAAAAATAGCAGCTGGTCTGCTGTTGATTTAAAAATTAAATCAAGTATTGCTGATGCAAAAGCAAAAGGCGGACAAGTAGTGTTGTTAACAAACACTTTGGCGAGCCCGTCTACTGAAAGATTAATTGGTGAATTTATCGCTAAAAACCCAAATGCAAAACATGTTGTTTATGACGCAGTTTCTTCGTCTGAAGCATTAGATGCATTCCAAACGGTTTACGGTGAAAGAGCTTTGGTTGATTACGATTTCTCAAAAGCATCTTTAATTGTTTCTGTTGGAGCTGATTTCTTAGGAGATTGGCAAGGTGGTGGATACGATGGCGGATATGCAAAAGGACGTATTCCTCAAAATGGAAAAATGTCTCGTCACTTCCAATTCGAATCAAATATGACATTGTCCGGAGCAGCTGCTGATAAGCGTGTTCCAATGACTACTGCTGTTCAAAGACAAGCTTTAGTTCAAATATATAACATTATTGCAGGTGCTGCAGTTCCTGTTACTTTAGATGCTGCTTATAAAGCAGAGGTAGTGAAAGCTGCTCAGCAATTAAAAGCTGCAGGATCTAAAGGGGTTCTGGTATCTGGAATTGAAGATAAAAACGCTCAGTTATTAGTTTTAGCAATCAACCAAATTTTGGCTAGTGAGGCTTTCAGCACTGCTGGTACAAGACAAATTAGAAAAGGATCTAATGCGGTTGTTGCTCAATTAATCAAAGATATGAATGCTGGAAGTGTTCATACTTTAATCATGAGCGGTATTAATCCGGTTTACACATTAGCAGATTCTGCTTCTTTTGTATCTGGATTGAAAAAAGTAAAAACATCAGTTGCTTTTTCTTTAAAAGAAGATGAAACAGCTTCTCTTGCAACTATCGCTGCTCCGGCACCTCACTACTTAGAGTCTTGGGGAGATGTTGTAATTACTAAAGGAACTTATAGTTTGACTCAGCCAACTATTCGTCCTATATTCAATACAAAACAATTCCAGGATGTTTTATTATCTTTAAACGGAGTTGGAGGTAATTTCTACGATTATTTAAAAGCAAATTCTGGAGCTTTAATTGCAGGTTCTTCTTGGAATAAAGTATTACACGATGGTCTTTTTGTAACGGGTTCTACTGCTTTATCTGCAGGTTCAGTTGATTATGCGGCTGCGGCTAGTGCAGTTTCAAAAGCGAAATCAGCTGGGGATTTTGAATTAGTATTGTACACTAAAACAGGTATGGGAGATGGACAACAAGCTAACAACCCTTGGTTGCAAGAGTTTCCGGATCCAATTACAAGAGTTTCTTGGGATAACTACGTTACCGTTTCAAATGCTGATGCTAAGAAATTAGGATTATCTAATGAGATTGTTGCAAACGGAGGTTTGAACGGAAGTTATGCTACTATTACTACTGCTGACGGTGTTAAGTTAGAAAACGTTCCGGTAATTGTTCAGCCAGGACAAGCTGTTGGTACAGTTGGTTTAGCAGTTGGTTACGGTCGTAAAGCAGCTTTGAAAGAAGAAATGCAAGTAGGTTTAAATGCTTACGCTTTATATAAAAATTTCAATAGTGTTCAGTCTGTTTCTATTGCGAAAGCAAATGGAGAGCATGAGTTTGCTTGTGTTCAGGGACAAAAAACATTAATGGGTAGAGGAGATATCATCAAAGAAACTACTTTGGAGATCTTCAATACTAAAGAAGCAAAACACTGGAATGAGCAGCCAATGGTATCTTTAGATCACCAGGAAGTTGAGGCTACAACAGTAGATTTATGGGAATCATTTGATCGTTCTACAGGACATCACTTTAACCTTTCTATCGACTTAAATGCTTGTACAGGTTGTGGAGCTTGTGTTATCGCTTGTCATGCTGAAAACAACGTTCCTGTTGTTGGTAAAGCAGAGGTAAGAAGAAGCCGTGATATGCACTGGTTACGTATCGACAGATACTATTCTTCTGAAAGTACTTTTGAAGGTGATAACGAAAGAAAAGAAGGAATTGCAGGTTTATCAAGTTCATTATCTACATTTAATGAAATGGAAAAACCAGGAGACAATCCTCAGGTTGCGTTCCAACCAGTAATGTGTCAACACTGTAACCACGCACCTTGTGAAACAGTTTGTCCGGTTGCCGCAACATCTCACGGTCGTCAAGGTCAAAACCACATGGCATACAACAGATGTGTTGGTACTCGTTACTGTGCAAACAACTGTCCATACAAAGTACGTCGTTTCAACTGGTTCTTGTACAACAAAAACAGTGAATTCGACTATCACATGAATGACGATTTAGGTCGTATGGTATTAAACCCAGACGTAAACGTTCGTTCTCGTGGAGTTATGGAAAAATGTTCATTCTGTATTCAAAGTACACAAGCTGTTATTCTTCAGGCAAAACGTGAAGGAAGAGTTGTGGCGAAAGATGAATTCAACAATGCTTGTGCTTGTTCTGCGGCTTGTTCTTCTGGAGCTATGGTGTTTGGAGATGTAAATGATAAAGAAAGCGAAGTTGCTAAGTTAGCAGAAAGCGAAAGAATGTATCATTTATTAGAGCATGTTGGTACAAAACCGAACGTTTTCTATCATGTAAAAGTTAGAAATACTTAG
- the nrfD gene encoding NrfD/PsrC family molybdoenzyme membrane anchor subunit gives MSSHYEAPIRKPLVIGDKSYHDVTVDVAAPVEGPANKQWWIVFSIALIAFLWGLGCIIYTVSTGIGTWGLNKTVGWAWDITNFVWWVGIGHAGTLISAVLLLFRQRWRMAINRSAEAMTIFSVVQAGLFPIIHMGRPWLAYWVLPIPNQFGSLWVNFNSPLLWDVFAISTYLSVSLVFWWTGLLPDFAMLRDRAITPFNKRVYSILSFGWSGRAKDWQRFEEVSLVLAGLATPLVLSVHTIVSMDFATSVIPGWHTTIFPPYFVAGAVFSGFAMVNTLLIVMRKVSNLEAYITLQHIELMNIIIMITGSIVGVAYITELFVAWYSGVEYEQYAFLNRATGPYWWAYWSMMTCNVFSPQFMWFKKLRTSIMFSFIISIVVNIGMWFERFVIIVTSLHRDYLPSSWTMFSPTFVDIGIFIGTIGFFFVLFLLYSRTFPVIAQAEVKTILKGTGDNYIRERAANKDSHHE, from the coding sequence ATGTCGTCTCACTACGAAGCACCCATTAGAAAACCTTTAGTTATAGGTGATAAATCTTATCACGATGTAACAGTAGATGTAGCTGCACCTGTTGAGGGGCCTGCAAACAAACAATGGTGGATTGTATTTTCAATCGCATTAATAGCCTTCCTTTGGGGATTAGGTTGTATAATTTACACTGTATCTACAGGTATCGGAACATGGGGATTAAATAAAACAGTTGGTTGGGCTTGGGATATCACGAACTTCGTTTGGTGGGTTGGTATTGGTCACGCCGGAACATTAATTTCTGCGGTATTATTACTTTTCCGTCAACGTTGGAGAATGGCTATTAACCGTTCTGCTGAAGCGATGACTATCTTCTCAGTAGTTCAGGCAGGTTTATTTCCAATTATTCACATGGGTCGTCCATGGTTGGCTTACTGGGTTTTACCTATTCCAAATCAATTTGGATCTTTATGGGTAAACTTTAACTCGCCATTACTTTGGGACGTATTTGCAATTTCAACGTATCTTTCGGTATCATTAGTTTTCTGGTGGACTGGTTTATTGCCTGATTTTGCGATGCTACGTGATAGAGCAATAACACCTTTCAATAAAAGAGTATATTCTATCCTAAGTTTTGGATGGAGCGGTAGAGCAAAAGACTGGCAGCGTTTTGAAGAAGTATCTTTAGTACTTGCAGGTTTAGCTACTCCACTTGTACTTTCTGTACACACCATTGTATCGATGGACTTTGCTACTTCTGTAATCCCAGGATGGCATACCACGATTTTCCCTCCTTACTTCGTTGCAGGAGCAGTATTCTCAGGATTTGCAATGGTAAACACCTTGTTGATCGTTATGAGAAAAGTTTCTAACCTTGAAGCTTACATTACACTACAACATATCGAATTGATGAACATTATTATCATGATCACCGGTTCTATTGTAGGTGTTGCTTACATCACTGAGTTATTCGTAGCTTGGTATTCAGGTGTAGAGTATGAGCAATATGCGTTCTTAAACAGAGCTACCGGACCTTACTGGTGGGCATATTGGTCGATGATGACTTGTAACGTTTTCTCTCCACAATTCATGTGGTTCAAAAAACTAAGAACAAGTATCATGTTCTCATTCATTATTTCGATTGTAGTAAACATCGGAATGTGGTTTGAAAGATTCGTAATTATTGTTACTTCTTTACATAGAGATTACCTTCCATCTTCTTGGACAATGTTCTCACCAACATTTGTTGATATTGGAATTTTCATCGGAACAATTGGTTTCTTCTTCGTATTGTTTTTATTATACTCCAGAACATTCCCTGTAATTGCTCAGGCAGAGGTGAAAACAATTTTGAAAGGAACAGGAGATAATTATATTAGAGAAAGAGCAGCAAATAAAGATTCACACCATGAGTAA
- a CDS encoding DUF3341 domain-containing protein, giving the protein MSNKVIYAIYNDDDILMDAVKKTRAAHHHIEEVFTPFPVHGLDKAMGLAPTRLAICAFLYGCVGISVATFMMSYIMIHDWPQDIGGKPSFSFIQNMPSFVPIMFEMTVFFAAHLMVITFYMRSRLWPFKQAENPDVRTTDDHFLMEVAVNDNEAELVSFFEGTGAVEVKVIEKN; this is encoded by the coding sequence ATGAGTAATAAAGTAATATACGCCATTTATAATGACGATGATATTTTGATGGATGCAGTAAAGAAAACCAGAGCTGCTCATCATCATATTGAAGAGGTTTTTACTCCATTCCCAGTTCACGGATTGGATAAAGCTATGGGCTTAGCACCAACAAGATTAGCAATTTGTGCATTTTTATACGGATGTGTTGGTATTTCTGTTGCAACATTCATGATGAGTTATATCATGATTCATGACTGGCCTCAGGATATTGGTGGAAAACCAAGTTTCAGTTTCATTCAGAATATGCCTTCTTTTGTGCCAATTATGTTTGAGATGACTGTATTTTTTGCTGCCCACTTAATGGTGATCACTTTTTACATGAGAAGTAGATTGTGGCCATTCAAGCAAGCTGAAAATCCTGATGTAAGAACAACAGACGACCATTTCTTAATGGAAGTTGCTGTAAATGATAACGAAGCAGAACTAGTTTCTTTTTTCGAAGGAACAGGAGCTGTTGAAGTTAAAGTAATCGAAAAGAATTAA
- a CDS encoding cytochrome c — protein sequence MKRIYKITLLVGITILVSSCHNNSAPNYQYFPNMYESVAYEPYTEAKIFKGGKEGQLPVEGTINRGFEPYEYENSTAGYELAKANLKSPLTEAEKSSEKGKELFEIYCISCHGATGNGKGKLVEREKFLGVPSYKDREITEGSIFHVETYGLNAMGSHANQLSAHERWLVADYVLKLKSQL from the coding sequence ATGAAAAGGATATATAAAATAACACTTTTAGTTGGTATAACTATTTTAGTTTCATCTTGCCACAATAATTCGGCACCAAACTATCAGTATTTCCCAAATATGTATGAATCTGTTGCTTACGAGCCATATACAGAAGCAAAAATATTTAAGGGAGGAAAAGAAGGACAGCTTCCTGTAGAAGGAACTATCAATAGAGGTTTTGAACCTTATGAGTATGAGAATTCAACTGCTGGTTATGAATTAGCGAAAGCAAATTTAAAATCACCTTTGACTGAAGCTGAAAAAAGTTCTGAAAAAGGAAAAGAACTTTTCGAAATTTACTGTATCAGCTGCCATGGTGCAACTGGAAATGGTAAAGGTAAATTGGTTGAAAGAGAAAAATTTCTTGGAGTACCTAGCTACAAAGACAGAGAAATCACTGAAGGAAGTATCTTTCACGTTGAGACTTATGGTTTAAATGCAATGGGTTCACATGCAAATCAATTAAGTGCCCACGAACGTTGGTTAGTTGCTGACTATGTTCTAAAACTAAAAAGCCAATTATAA
- a CDS encoding quinol:cytochrome C oxidoreductase, which produces MYTFSSKLKTFSIVLMVLGLLGIGYGFLNAPKDIQEVEKILAADAHGSHGAAHGEATEASHETAGHEATEASHEGAAHVEAPAASHEKAEASHDSHEGAAHAETPAVSTEAAKDSHDSHEGGEHAKVDAAGEHEKHLEHVLHQLQNKPWSALYVASIFFLLLSMGVLAFYAIQQVAQAGWSPVLFRVMQGITAYLPAGSVIFFIILVLCGLHFNHIFVWLGEGVTDPKHANYDAIIAGKAGYLNFPFWIVRAAIFLLGWNIYRHYSRKNCLAQDEANDDLYYKKNFKISAGFLVFFIVSESIMAWDWIMSFDPHWFSTLFAWYVFASFFVSGITTIALVTIYLKSKGYLEYVNTSHIHDLAKFMFGISVFWTYLWFSQFMLIWYANIPEEVTYFVTRIQLYNLPFFGAVVMNFLFPLLILINTDFKRLNWVIVMAGIVILLGHYVDFFNMIMPGTVGDKWFIGVSEIASILFFLGLFIFVVFTALTKAPLLAKRNPFIEESKHFHY; this is translated from the coding sequence ATGTATACATTTTCAAGTAAATTAAAAACTTTTTCTATCGTCCTAATGGTTCTTGGCCTATTAGGAATTGGGTATGGTTTTTTAAATGCACCTAAAGATATTCAAGAAGTTGAAAAAATACTAGCTGCAGATGCTCATGGTTCTCATGGAGCTGCACATGGTGAAGCTACAGAGGCTTCTCATGAAACTGCAGGTCATGAAGCTACTGAAGCTTCACATGAAGGTGCTGCACATGTAGAAGCTCCGGCAGCTTCTCATGAAAAAGCAGAAGCTTCACATGATTCACACGAAGGTGCAGCACACGCAGAAACTCCAGCGGTTTCTACTGAAGCTGCTAAAGATTCACATGATTCACACGAAGGTGGTGAGCATGCGAAAGTTGATGCCGCAGGTGAGCATGAAAAACATTTAGAACACGTATTACACCAATTGCAAAACAAGCCTTGGTCAGCATTATATGTTGCCTCTATTTTCTTCTTGTTGCTTTCTATGGGAGTATTAGCTTTTTATGCTATTCAACAAGTGGCTCAGGCAGGATGGTCTCCGGTTTTATTCAGAGTTATGCAGGGAATCACAGCTTACTTACCAGCTGGTTCTGTAATATTCTTTATTATTCTGGTACTTTGCGGATTGCATTTCAATCATATTTTTGTATGGTTAGGAGAAGGAGTTACAGATCCTAAACATGCTAATTATGATGCAATTATTGCAGGAAAAGCAGGTTATTTGAACTTTCCTTTCTGGATCGTTAGGGCAGCAATCTTTTTATTAGGATGGAACATTTACCGTCACTATTCCAGAAAAAACTGTTTGGCTCAGGACGAAGCTAATGATGATCTTTACTACAAAAAGAACTTCAAAATCTCTGCGGGATTCTTAGTATTCTTTATTGTTTCTGAGTCTATCATGGCATGGGATTGGATTATGTCATTTGACCCACACTGGTTCAGTACTTTATTTGCGTGGTATGTTTTTGCTTCTTTCTTTGTAAGCGGTATTACTACAATTGCATTAGTTACTATTTACTTAAAATCTAAAGGATATTTAGAGTATGTAAATACAAGTCACATTCACGATTTAGCTAAATTCATGTTTGGTATCAGTGTTTTCTGGACTTACTTATGGTTCTCACAATTCATGTTGATCTGGTACGCAAACATTCCAGAAGAGGTTACTTATTTCGTAACTAGAATTCAATTATACAACTTACCATTTTTTGGAGCTGTAGTTATGAACTTTTTGTTCCCATTATTAATATTGATCAATACAGACTTCAAACGTCTTAATTGGGTTATTGTAATGGCTGGTATAGTGATCTTGTTAGGACACTATGTTGACTTCTTTAATATGATTATGCCTGGTACAGTTGGAGATAAATGGTTTATTGGAGTTTCTGAAATTGCATCTATTCTTTTCTTCTTAGGTTTATTTATTTTTGTTGTATTTACTGCATTAACTAAAGCTCCTTTGTTAGCAAAAAGAAATCCTTTCATTGAAGAAAGTAAACATTTTCATTATTAA
- a CDS encoding cytochrome c oxidase subunit II, with protein sequence MTSLLVIIVLVLLAVALWQLTKIFDLTQVGSSSSDDSQVASDNDNNVQGYIMFGFLAFIYIFTIYGLLKWGNLALHTPASEHGLLVDNLMNITWVLIFTVQVITQGLLYWFSFKNRGHKDKKALFFADSNKLEAIWSIIPSVVLACLILYGLYAWNNIMFVDKDEDVIEIELYAQQFKWTARYAGQDNVLGKANVRLIEGVNTLGVDMSDPNAQDDIVVTELHIPKGKKVHFKMRSQDVLHSAYMPHFRAQMNCVPGMVTEFAFVPTYTTSEYRELPFMVEKVAHINKLRAEKSVELVAKGGTALDPYTFDYLLLCNKICGSSHYNMQMKVVVDTPEDYKKWLSEKATLAQDIKAAAAADAEKKAGEEAKASTDSTAKDTVKAVIDTVKAVVAKVAMK encoded by the coding sequence ATGACAAGTTTGTTGGTAATTATAGTTTTAGTTTTATTAGCAGTTGCATTGTGGCAATTGACCAAGATATTTGATCTTACGCAGGTAGGATCCTCTTCTTCGGACGATTCGCAGGTTGCATCCGATAATGATAATAATGTTCAGGGATATATCATGTTTGGCTTCTTGGCTTTCATTTATATCTTTACGATTTACGGTTTATTGAAATGGGGTAATTTAGCACTTCATACACCGGCTTCAGAGCACGGACTTTTGGTAGATAACTTAATGAACATTACATGGGTATTAATATTCACAGTTCAGGTTATTACACAAGGATTATTATACTGGTTCTCTTTCAAAAACAGAGGACATAAAGATAAAAAAGCTTTATTCTTTGCTGATAGTAATAAATTAGAAGCAATTTGGAGTATTATTCCATCTGTAGTTTTGGCTTGTTTGATCCTTTACGGATTATACGCTTGGAACAACATTATGTTTGTTGATAAAGACGAAGATGTAATTGAAATCGAATTATACGCACAACAATTTAAATGGACAGCAAGATATGCTGGTCAGGACAATGTTTTAGGAAAAGCAAACGTTCGTTTAATTGAAGGTGTAAATACTTTAGGAGTAGACATGTCTGATCCTAATGCTCAGGATGATATTGTAGTTACTGAATTGCATATTCCAAAAGGTAAAAAAGTACATTTCAAAATGCGTTCTCAAGATGTATTACACTCAGCTTACATGCCTCACTTTAGAGCGCAAATGAACTGTGTTCCCGGAATGGTTACTGAATTTGCTTTCGTTCCAACTTATACAACTTCTGAATACAGAGAGTTGCCATTTATGGTGGAGAAAGTTGCACACATCAACAAACTTAGAGCTGAAAAAAGTGTTGAGTTAGTTGCTAAAGGTGGAACAGCTTTAGATCCTTACACATTTGATTATTTATTATTGTGTAATAAAATCTGCGGATCTTCTCACTACAACATGCAAATGAAAGTAGTTGTAGATACTCCGGAAGATTATAAAAAATGGTTAAGCGAAAAAGCTACCTTAGCTCAGGATATTAAAGCTGCCGCTGCTGCAGATGCTGAAAAAAAGGCTGGTGAAGAAGCAAAAGCAAGCACTGATAGTACTGCTAAAGATACTGTGAAAGCAGTTATTGATACAGTTAAGGCAGTTGTAGCTAAAGTGGCTATGAAATAA